The proteins below come from a single Malus domestica chromosome 03, GDT2T_hap1 genomic window:
- the LOC139194730 gene encoding secreted RxLR effector protein 161-like — protein MENPTTTHLKTAKRILRYLKGTVNFGLFYSSSDNYKLVGYSDSDWAGDSNDRKSMTGFVFFIGGTAFTWMSKKQSIVTLSTCEAEYVAATSCVCHAIWLRNFLKELSMPQEEPTEIYVDNKYAIALARNPVFHYRSKLIDTRYHYIRECIARKDVQVEYVKSQDQVANIFTTPLKQEDFVLD, from the coding sequence ATGGAGAATCCCACAACTACACATTTGAAGACCGCCAAAAGAATTCTTCGATACCTTAAAGGTACTGTTAACTTTGGCTTGTTCTATTCAAGTTCTGATAACTACAAACTTGTTGGATATAGCGACAGTGATTGGGCAGGAGATTCCAACGATAGAAAAAGCATGACTGGATTTGTGTTCTTCATAGGAGGCACTGCATTCACATGGATGTCGAAGAAGCAATCGATTGTCACTCTTTCTACCTGCGAAGCTGAATACGTAGCTGCTACCTCATGTGTCTGTCATGCAATCTGGCTGAGAAATTTTTTGAAAGAATTAAGCATGCCACAAGAAGAGCCAACAGAGATCTATGTCGACAACAAGTATGCAATAGCTCTAGCAAGAAATCCAGTATTCCATTACAGGAGCAAACTCATAGATACCCGCTATCATTATATAAGAGAGTGTATTGCAAGAAAGGATGTGCAAGTGGAATACGTGAAGTCTCAAGACCAAGTCGCCAACATATTCACCACGCCACTCAAACAAGAAGACTTTGTGTTAGATTGA